One Candidatus Cloacimonadota bacterium genomic window carries:
- a CDS encoding phosphatase PAP2 family protein, which yields MSLKKFPRDPVSQTMDMAVPRSRHILFALDFILPILILALGTWLIRSQGLDLKYQSHFYRGNGIWMGNKAWGFEFIYKYGTLPSLIVALAGVAVFVTSFFSKNLARWRRSGLFLALAMLLGPMLLVNAILKENWGRPRPSQVIEFGGIYAYEPPLSIDHSSPGKSFPSGHASMTFYFFALYFIFRGRKKRLAAWSLVFSLVFGFGMGLVRMAQGGHFISDILWAGGVVWLSCALLYYLLKLDRLAWKPRAQPKNAISENTAQSS from the coding sequence ATGAGCTTGAAAAAGTTCCCCCGCGACCCGGTTTCACAAACCATGGATATGGCGGTTCCCAGGAGCCGCCATATTCTTTTTGCTCTGGACTTTATCCTTCCCATCCTGATTTTGGCTTTGGGAACCTGGTTGATTCGTTCCCAGGGTCTGGATCTCAAATATCAATCCCATTTTTATCGCGGAAATGGCATCTGGATGGGCAACAAAGCCTGGGGCTTCGAATTCATTTACAAATATGGCACTCTACCCTCGCTGATTGTCGCTTTGGCTGGAGTTGCGGTTTTTGTGACCAGCTTTTTTTCCAAAAACCTGGCGCGCTGGCGTCGTTCCGGATTGTTTTTGGCGCTGGCAATGCTTTTGGGGCCAATGCTTTTGGTGAATGCCATCCTGAAGGAAAATTGGGGACGTCCCCGACCCAGCCAGGTGATTGAATTCGGCGGCATCTATGCCTATGAACCTCCGCTCAGCATTGATCACAGCAGCCCGGGAAAGTCTTTCCCAAGCGGGCACGCCTCCATGACATTCTATTTTTTTGCCCTGTATTTCATCTTCCGCGGCCGCAAAAAACGTCTCGCCGCCTGGAGCCTTGTTTTCAGCCTTGTTTTTGGGTTTGGCATGGGTCTGGTGCGCATGGCGCAGGGTGGACATTTCATCTCGGATATACTCTGGGCAGGCGGTGTGGTTTGGCTCAGTTGCGCCCTGCTGTATTACCTTCTGAAGCTGGACAGACTGGCTTGGAAACCACGCGCGCAGCCGAAAAACGCAATCAGCGAAAATACCGCACAAAGTTCTTGA
- a CDS encoding 30S ribosomal protein S1, giving the protein MLEHDQNQDQPVPEEELKEGEGTTSQPTEEVTAPEVEPTAEETTEQTETEAAPQEVEEPQIPAEEEAETSIEPQTQTPDTPEPETKEQTPEEPAALEPAPAKTPEEELNHELMSLLEEHDSRFRSGEVKEGTVVSVTDKDVVVDIGFKSDGAIPLTEFEYSGVPEVNSNIMVFINNLDDGEGRLSLSKRKADYIKNIELIKQASEDGSVLSGTIRRRVKGGLIVNVMGVEAFLPGSHMSIKPVPNLDQFIGKELQFKVMSLDEGKRNIILSRKMVQEEEAAIKRQELLERIEVGNELDGEVKNITQYGAFIDLGGIDGLLHLTDMSWGKVNHPTDMLSIGDKVKVKVIKFDPDTNKISLGMKQLVPHPWENIEIKYPEGVRVTGKVVSVKSFGAFIEVEPGVEGLVHISEMSWTRKITDARRIVKIGDNVNAIVLELDKENRRISLGMKQMEANPWLSIEDRFPIGSVITRPVKSLTAFGAFVEVEDGIDGLIHISDISWTKRVYHPREVYHKGQEVEAVILSIDRALHRIALGVKQLHPDPWEHLTESLPVNSEVKGKIGKLINKGALVDIQVGEDIVEGFIPISHLAIPKLDHPEEAFHVGEELPLKVIELDMENRRLILSVKAFFFSREPKLQEEYIAIHEQYMRDRLARLQKKRAERQAREKQREEAKLRALAEAALSGSEQAEEIPAETPAEEAPEEAPVEETPVEEVPAETPVEETPVEEAPAETPVEEVPVEEVPEEAPVEEIPVEEIPAEAPVEETPVEEVPEEAPVEEIPMEEAPAEVPVEEVPEEAPAEPSQEEPAPETTENNE; this is encoded by the coding sequence AAGCATCGAACCTCAAACCCAAACCCCGGACACTCCCGAACCTGAAACCAAGGAACAAACTCCGGAAGAGCCGGCTGCATTGGAACCCGCACCCGCCAAAACTCCTGAGGAAGAGCTCAACCACGAGCTGATGAGCCTGTTGGAAGAACACGATTCCAGGTTCAGGAGCGGCGAAGTGAAGGAAGGCACTGTGGTCAGCGTCACTGATAAAGACGTGGTGGTGGATATCGGATTCAAGAGCGACGGGGCCATCCCCCTCACAGAATTCGAATATTCCGGAGTTCCGGAAGTGAATTCCAACATCATGGTCTTCATCAACAATCTGGACGACGGTGAAGGCAGGCTTTCGCTTTCCAAACGTAAAGCCGACTACATCAAAAACATCGAGCTCATCAAACAGGCTTCCGAAGACGGCTCCGTGCTCAGCGGCACCATCCGTCGCCGCGTGAAAGGTGGCTTGATTGTGAACGTGATGGGTGTGGAAGCTTTCCTGCCCGGATCGCACATGTCCATCAAACCCGTCCCAAACCTCGACCAATTCATCGGTAAAGAACTGCAGTTCAAAGTGATGAGCCTGGACGAGGGCAAAAGAAACATCATCCTCTCCCGCAAAATGGTGCAGGAAGAAGAAGCAGCCATCAAGCGCCAGGAATTGCTCGAACGCATTGAAGTGGGCAATGAGCTGGATGGAGAGGTTAAAAATATAACTCAATATGGCGCGTTCATCGACCTGGGCGGCATCGACGGCCTTCTGCACCTCACCGATATGAGCTGGGGAAAAGTGAATCACCCCACCGATATGCTCAGCATCGGAGACAAGGTGAAGGTGAAAGTCATCAAATTCGATCCCGACACAAACAAAATCTCCCTGGGTATGAAGCAGCTTGTCCCCCACCCTTGGGAAAACATCGAAATCAAATATCCCGAAGGCGTCCGCGTGACCGGCAAAGTGGTCAGTGTGAAATCCTTCGGCGCTTTCATCGAGGTGGAGCCTGGCGTGGAAGGCTTGGTACACATCTCTGAAATGAGCTGGACCAGAAAAATCACAGACGCCCGCCGCATCGTAAAAATTGGCGACAATGTGAATGCCATCGTCTTGGAACTGGACAAGGAAAACCGCCGTATCTCCTTGGGAATGAAACAGATGGAAGCCAACCCCTGGCTTTCGATTGAAGATCGTTTCCCCATTGGCAGCGTCATCACTCGTCCCGTGAAAAGCCTCACCGCTTTTGGCGCTTTCGTGGAAGTGGAAGATGGCATCGACGGCCTCATCCACATTTCTGACATCAGTTGGACCAAACGTGTTTATCACCCCCGCGAAGTGTATCACAAGGGTCAGGAAGTGGAAGCTGTGATTCTTTCCATCGATCGCGCTCTGCACCGTATCGCCCTGGGCGTCAAACAGTTGCATCCCGATCCCTGGGAACACCTCACAGAATCTTTGCCTGTGAATTCAGAAGTGAAGGGAAAGATTGGCAAGCTGATCAATAAAGGCGCCCTGGTGGACATCCAGGTCGGCGAAGACATCGTTGAAGGCTTCATCCCCATCTCCCACCTCGCCATTCCAAAACTCGACCACCCTGAAGAAGCTTTCCACGTTGGTGAAGAGCTGCCTCTCAAAGTCATCGAACTGGATATGGAAAACCGCCGCCTCATCCTGAGTGTGAAGGCGTTCTTCTTCTCCCGCGAACCCAAATTGCAGGAAGAATATATCGCCATCCACGAACAATATATGCGCGACCGCCTCGCCAGACTGCAAAAGAAACGTGCCGAACGCCAGGCTCGTGAAAAACAGCGTGAAGAAGCCAAACTGCGCGCTCTTGCTGAAGCAGCCCTCTCGGGAAGCGAACAAGCTGAAGAAATTCCGGCTGAAACGCCCGCGGAAGAGGCTCCAGAAGAAGCACCAGTGGAAGAGACCCCTGTGGAAGAAGTTCCAGCTGAAACACCAGTGGAAGAGACTCCTGTAGAGGAAGCTCCCGCGGAAACACCTGTGGAAGAGGTTCCCGTGGAAGAAGTTCCGGAGGAAGCACCGGTGGAAGAGATTCCTGTAGAGGAAATTCCCGCTGAAGCTCCAGTGGAAGAAACTCCTGTGGAAGAAGTTCCAGAGGAAGCTCCTGTGGAAGAGATTCCGATGGAAGAAGCTCCCGCTGAAGTACCAGTGGAAGAAGTTCCAGAAGAAGCTCCCGCGGAACCCAGCCAGGAAGAGCCGGCTCCCGAAACCACTGAAAATAATGAATAA